The stretch of DNA CGTGGTCGCGTCCGCGGTCGGTTCAAGAATGCCCGCAGACCCCGTATGCAGCGCATCAAGCGGTGCCGTGATCGGGTCGTCGCTGGCAAAATCTTCCGGCAGCAGCCGCTGCCACAGAACATAGTCCGTCAACTGACGGCGCTGCCGTGCACCAGCGGCAACGCGCTGGGCGCGCAGCTTGTCCGCCAGCACTTCATTGGGGTTCATTTCAACGCCCCAGCTTTTCATCAGCTCGGGCATGTTGGAGGCTTCCGTATAGCCCTGCACCGGCTTGCCGGCGGGGCCTGCGGTGAGGCTCACTTCGGAGTGCGGATCCAAAAACGCAATCACCCGGCCGCCACGCATGACGAACTGGTCAATGGCGTACAGCGTCTGCGGGTCCATCGGTTTGGGATGCACCAGCGCCAGCACTTTGATCTCATTGGCAATGCGATCAAAATCCTGCTCGAGGAAATCCACCGTGAAGGAGTTCTTCAGCTCCTGATAGATCATGAAGGGTTCAGAGCGCCCCTCCATGGCCAGCAGCAGCCCGCCCGCGCCCGTATCAAGCGGCAGGTTGGACACAACACCCAGCAACGGCTTTTCAGGATTGGCCAGCGAGAAGATCAACCGCGCCAGGTCATATTCCAGATAGGTCGCCCGCTCCGGCGACAGGAAGCCGATAACTTCGCGGCCATCCACCGTATTGGTGCCGACGACACCCAAAAACACCTTGTCGCCTGTGCGCAGGGGTACGCCGGTAAGCCCCGCATCCGTCGCCTGATCTTCTTCGATCGAGAACGACTGCGGATTGATTTCTTCCACACGCACATTGCCATTGGAGGCTGCGGAAATTTCCTGCAGCAGATCACGCACCCGCTGAGCATGAGCCCGCAGCGCCGGGATCTCCGTCACAACGTCTTCGGAATAATAGAACCGCAGCGTGATCGGTTCGCGCAGGCCGTTGACCATGTTGCGCGTGCCGTCTGCCAGGGTGAACAGACTACGGTCCGTCAGATCCAGCCGCGCATTCTGAAATCCCACGGTCGAGAAGGTGTTGAGCGCCACAAACGCAATCGTGCTCAGCACCAGAATACTGGTCGCAAACACGGCGCGGCTGAAAACGGGTCTGACTTTTTTCTGGATCATGGCCGTTACCCCGCCCGCTTCAGGTCAATGACAATGCCCGTCGCCACCAGCCACACGGCAATGAGGGATGCGAAATAGACAAGGTCACGAAGGTCAATCACGCCATCCATGATGGCATCGAAGTGGGTGACAAAGCTGAACGACGCAATGGTGTTGAGCACCGCCTGCGGCACCCAGCCTGCAAAGAAGTCCAGCACCAGCGGCAGACCCGACAGCGTGAACAGGAAGCACACGACCACCGACAGCACGAAGGCAATCACCTGATTG from Pyruvatibacter sp. HU-CL02332 encodes:
- a CDS encoding Gldg family protein, yielding MIQKKVRPVFSRAVFATSILVLSTIAFVALNTFSTVGFQNARLDLTDRSLFTLADGTRNMVNGLREPITLRFYYSEDVVTEIPALRAHAQRVRDLLQEISAASNGNVRVEEINPQSFSIEEDQATDAGLTGVPLRTGDKVFLGVVGTNTVDGREVIGFLSPERATYLEYDLARLIFSLANPEKPLLGVVSNLPLDTGAGGLLLAMEGRSEPFMIYQELKNSFTVDFLEQDFDRIANEIKVLALVHPKPMDPQTLYAIDQFVMRGGRVIAFLDPHSEVSLTAGPAGKPVQGYTEASNMPELMKSWGVEMNPNEVLADKLRAQRVAAGARQRRQLTDYVLWQRLLPEDFASDDPITAPLDALHTGSAGILEPTADATTVFTPIVQSSPEAMILDLERVKSAPSPDDLLRAFEPAGERFTVAARISGPVKTAFPDGRPLADDEEDVPTALKSSKHLVESIDDANIVIFADSDIFDDRFWVQVQNFLGDRIAVPTADNASFVVNAVENLMGSNDLISLRAREPADRPFTVVEDIRRDAEEKFLAEETRLQTRIDETEARLAALRAELPEGAGAAALLTDAQEAEMASLQRELAEGRRALRDVQGDLRRDVDALGARIAFLNMALVPLLVGAVWLVLSWTRRRQRATRAQAAGRSVMSADTNIGAAS